Sequence from the Armatimonadota bacterium genome:
CCACGGCATGAACGAAGCCGAAGATGAGTCCCCACAGCCAGGTCGGCGCTCCCAGGCCGACTGCCCACAGCGCGGCGTAGACGATGGCGAAGATAGCCCCCAGGACGAAGTGCATCACCATCCCCAGGACGACCGCAGCCGCCCCGGGCGGGGCGACCATGGTGCCGAGCATGCCCACCATGTCCATCCGCGGCATGCCCATCATCGGCCCCATGTAGAGGAGAGGCGTGATCGCCGCGGTCCCCACCAATCCTGCAATGATGGCTGCGCCCAGGTGCATACATCCTTCCCCCCTGGCGGGGCGAACGGAGTCCAGCGGCCTACGGCGTGTAGATCCGCGTCCTGGGGCGGAAGACCGCCCAGGAGAACCAGAAGTGCTGGGCGCTCACCACGGGGGTCAGCCGCCGCCCTCGCAGCGGGCCGGACGTCGCCACCCCCAGGATGGTCCAGGCGCTCCGGGTCTGGGTGTCCACGACCCGTTCCCCCTCCAGGGCAAACTGCAGCGTACGGCCGTCCAGCACCCGCTCGAAGACCGCGGCGGTCCCCACGTCTCGGGAGTCAGCGATGCTGCTCCGGTCGAGCGCCGAGGCCACCCCACGCTCGAAGATCACCACGATGGGCCGCCTTCCCACTGTGTCGTTGACCACCCGCACCTTTTCCAGCACGCTGAACGGGTACGCGACGTCCTCACCGCCCAGCGAGACCGTGGCCACCCGTTCCATGGGCCGGAGCCGTGCATCCTGCGGGCCCGTGTAGAGGAACGGCGAGCTGTTCATGTCGTCGTAGCCCGTGTAGGGGTTGCGGCCGTAGGGGCGGGCGTGCCCGGTGTCGCGGTTCAGGACCTTGCCCTGGGGCATGTGCCGCCGGAACGTGTCCCACGAGACGATCTGGGCCGGCAGAAAGGTCAGCTGCCGCCCGGTCAGGTCGCCCACGATGGCCTCACCGGTGACCTGCTGCCACCAGGACTCGGTCTGC
This genomic interval carries:
- a CDS encoding DUF3179 domain-containing protein, with the protein product MRQLLVVTVLLAVLALALWPPMFMQAGHEKPVPFSTAEWKTNFAKHSVPLEEIISGGPPKDGIPAIDAPKFDTVAAGDRWLKAREPVVLFQWRSEARAYPLQILIWHEIVNDTVAGQPVAITFCPLCNTAIAFDRRLAGRVLDFGTTGKLRFSDLVMYDRQTESWWQQVTGEAIVGDLTGRQLTFLPAQIVSWDTFRRHMPQGKVLNRDTGHARPYGRNPYTGYDDMNSSPFLYTGPQDARLRPMERVATVSLGGEDVAYPFSVLEKVRVVNDTVGRRPIVVIFERGVASALDRSSIADSRDVGTAAVFERVLDGRTLQFALEGERVVDTQTRSAWTILGVATSGPLRGRRLTPVVSAQHFWFSWAVFRPRTRIYTP